Within Syntrophus gentianae, the genomic segment GGCGGGAAAAATAAAGACCGAATTTCTCGGCAACGCTTTGGAGATATCGATGGTCATCGGCGTTTTCATAGCCGATCTGCACGGTGTTGTGATCTATATAACTGACGGATAATTCGGTTTTAACCCGGGGAATATCCATGGATTCGAACTGAAGATAGGCCATGGTTCCCGTTGCATCCTGGGTCAGGGTTTGATCGATTCGAATGCTGATTTCCCTTCCCGGGACGCAACTTCCCGAGACGAGGTGGCGCTCAAGAATTTTCTGTGTCAGAGTTTGTTTCATAGAAGAGGTCTTAAGGTTAACAATATGAAATTTTATAAAATTTAACCGGATTGAACATAAAAAGCAAACAAAATAATTCTGCTTTTCTAAACAAAAAAGGCACCGGAATCCCGATAAGATTCCGATGCCCATCAACTCCAGGATTTTTTATGCGGTTTATAACATCAAAGGAAGGAGTATACTTCCTTTTGAATTTTACGATAAATCACGTTCACCCGATTTCACGCCTTTCATTCCCTTAACTCGAACGGCCTTTATAAAACGCTGATTGTAATACGGTTTATCCAGGCTGTCTATTCTTACGTTTTTGCCGGACTGTCCTGACGAAGCATGAATGAATTCGTTGTTTCCAATATAGATCCCAACGTGACCGAAGGCTCGCCGGGTATTGAAGAAAACCAGGTCACCTTCTTGGAGTTCATTTTTTGCCACGCGCACGCCCATGCGGGACTGTTCCCTGGCCGTCCGTGGTAGTTTAACGTCGAAGAACTGGTAGACCTTTGCAACGAAGCCTGAACAGTCGATCCCCCGCACCGAAGAACCGCCAAATCGGTAAGGCGTCCCGAGAAATCCCTTGACAACACGTACAAAGATCTGTCTTTCAGTCGGACTGTTCCATTTACCAAGCAACTCTGCACTGGCTTGCTTGTCCCTCTCTATAGCGTCCCAATCCTCGTCAATGGTTTCCCCATCTTCAGAATCATCCTCTAGAAGGATTTCTTCATCGTCGGTATTGAGAACCGGCCCCAGCTGACGGTGTCTG encodes:
- a CDS encoding C40 family peptidase, translated to MTRRRIFFWMGLAILFVFGLSQEGLTKETYKVKRGDTLAKIADQLGVSVKDLQRANGLKKTALKPGQVLSVSKSPSNKFSTKQVAKSEKSPKLKSESYTVKKGDTLQGISKKYGVSIAELKAMNRLRTHALKPGQKLALAKRQSTPAVAKESRHRQLGPVLNTDDEEILLEDDSEDGETIDEDWDAIERDKQASAELLGKWNSPTERQIFVRVVKGFLGTPYRFGGSSVRGIDCSGFVAKVYQFFDVKLPRTAREQSRMGVRVAKNELQEGDLVFFNTRRAFGHVGIYIGNNEFIHASSGQSGKNVRIDSLDKPYYNQRFIKAVRVKGMKGVKSGERDLS